GGAGTCTAACGCTCCAAAAGAACCCTTAGCCCAGAATATAAATGTAATGAGGGCAAAGAGGGAGACGACAAGGAATGACCAGCGCCACCAGCCAAAGTAGATCATACCGCTAGCTAGGAGTGGCATAAGCATAGCACCTACGCCGAAGAATACTTCGAGCCTGCTCATGGCTACAGCGGTCTGATGGGTAACCCCTGTGATAATGATGGTTCCGATGACAGCCTCGATCATTCCGAACCCAAATCCTGCGACAATTCCTGTGACATACATCCATTCCCAAGGCGGAAGGAGGGTGTATACGGATTCGGCAATAAAAAGTGCAACTAGGGCAAGAAGGAGACTACCCTTTTTGCCGAGACGGCGGTTTAACCATGGGGAGAGCATCACGCCACCTAAGAAACCGGCAAACTGAGCAAAGATCAGCTGTCCGCCTTCACTGTATTCACGATCATAATGCTCCAGAATGACTGGGAGCACAGAACCAAGTACGACATGTGCCAAACCAATTAAGAAATAAGACAAACAACCAATCCAAATTAAGCGTTTCATAGATGAATTTAAGCTCCTTTTCAAGACAATAGACCTATCCATCATACCCTAATATGAAGCTGTTCGTCATAGTAAAGTCACAACGTATGATAAAGAGGAGATGGGTTGAAAATAGTAGAGATGGGTACATTACTCATACGTGTGTTTTATCACTCAAATAAGAAAAGGAAGAGGTTATGACATCATGTTAGATAAAACTAGAATAGAACAGGAAATTGTCAAAGCATTGGATCACAATAAAATTTGCTCGTTTGCTACGATAGAGGGGAATAAACCGAAACAAAGGTATATGGTATTGTTTAATGAAGGGTTAAGCTTACACTTGGCTACGAACCGCCAAACACATAAAGTTGAAGAGTTAGAGGAAAATCCCCATGTGTCCTTGTTAGTGGGTTATGAAATAGGTGGAAGTAAGGATGTTATAGAGATCGAAGGGATCTGTTCTATATGTACGGATGAAAGTCTACGAGAAAAGGTATGGAGTCCTGAACTTGAGAAATGGTTTACAGGACCCAATGATCCCAATTATGTCATTTTAGATATTAAACCGACTCGTATGGCGTATACAGGTCAAGATAATGATAAGCGTGAATGGATCGTATAAACCCCCTGTGAATTGAGATTTTATAGATGGTTCAAGAGTGCTAATGTAATGCCTGAGGCAGGGTCTCAGGCATTGTTTGTTATGCGAGATAAATAT
The nucleotide sequence above comes from Paenibacillus sp. IHBB 10380. Encoded proteins:
- a CDS encoding pyridoxamine 5'-phosphate oxidase family protein — encoded protein: MLDKTRIEQEIVKALDHNKICSFATIEGNKPKQRYMVLFNEGLSLHLATNRQTHKVEELEENPHVSLLVGYEIGGSKDVIEIEGICSICTDESLREKVWSPELEKWFTGPNDPNYVILDIKPTRMAYTGQDNDKREWIV